The region ggaatagcttcatttgcatctgcgctaatcgagtatgAATAGGGTCGGTCGGTCATCGAATgattactatacccttagcccagaaatccgggcctcgggtaataatcCTGGCTATGCCACTGGCTACTACTTAGAGCCCGAAACTTTGTGTTGTAGcttgattttgttgtgatgATAATGGTTttgaaatgaatgaatgaatgaataaactatttcttgtttttggTTTTGAATACAATTCAATCTGACTACAGTCCGGAACTTATATATTGTAGCTAGATGTTATTGTGCTAATAACTGTGTTCTTattaatgaatgaatgaatgcatTTCTGTCCCACCTAAGTATATACCTAGAAGGTACAGTTTCCCTCCTGTAAATGGCCTCTCAGTATACTAGCTCATTTTCCATTAAGCGTGCAGATACTCTAATGCTGGAACAGACTTCGAGCATGCTGTGGCCTTCGTATACTATAGAGTTGAAACCAGACTGCTAATTGCATATGCATTACagcgttctagccaggatttttgccAACCTTcgttatgacgtcattaaatataatgacgtcatcaaatgtttgatgttgacatatttggtaatgacatcataaaattaccTTATCTGTTCCCTACTTGTATTAGAGtcagatgcatgtatattagGAGTAGATAACCTATGTTCCATAGATGAGACAAATATGATAGACATAAACCACAATTCTAAAAAGGAGTTCGGTTAGCtaactaacaaaacatcagAAGACTCTAtgtaaaggcctgtccacactagaccagaatggatcgcgattcgatcgcgatccgatcgggataacgagcgtccacactgcactttgaaaacgatacctccgcctcatttcgctatcacgtgactgatgaccgatgtgtatgtgtggtttctttgcttgtagaaagcgttgatacagcgacgtaaggtgagcgagaacaaagacgagcgAGGAGTGCtggatgttccgactacacgcgtagcgtacgtgaaggtaacgcccactatttctaattggattcaaccgatcgcgatcgaatccacctcgcgatgtggatcggatggatcgcgatccgatcgcgatcgagttgcaagtgtggacagcgttgcggttggatcgcgatcggatcgcgatccagttgccagtgtggacaggccttaggTCTTGAAGTTACTGCATCATTGGTAGACAATTCAATATAATTGCCACTCAGATCTTGTTGAAAGCTCATAACCTTGTTAGACataacatagacagacagacagataatgtTCAgcagattattacaatgacaagttgacttaataAAACTGGAATATTGTCTAGGAGCGGACCTAAAACAGTAAGGGTGTGCAATACATGAGACTGAAGATAAACagcaattagtagaacacctgctgcaaccagtCTCAGTAGCACTTCtttgtgtgaaaggtcaacaggaattcacctcaaCTAACtaccaacaaggagaccatgcactctctaagattaccagatgacataagaatatgtattgttctgtagcaactttgggaccatcaagaccactaacGTCTTCTAGCTAGATCCGTGATCCCACACTAAAgcatgctaaggctttccaattttgttcccaaccgtcaataactgctgttttcccctccccaaacgtcccttccttGTACCAGccgtcaaaatgacggtactgacggtactggcgagaacactgcaTTATTGCTCTAAGTGATGGAGCCTAGAAGAACGGGCTAGGGTTACCTAGACCCTTCCCCTCTCTGATTGCCATCACATTGAGCGACTTAATATGATGAAGTTATTCTTGGTCAATACACCAACACCATGGGAAGTCGCCTAGTTCTTGTCCCACAGCAATCCGAATTCCACATCCCAACTGAGTCAATAACAAGCTGTGAATGAAGCACTACAGTAGGGCTCGCCGGTTTGTCGACTAGTTAACCAATCATTACGTATTTTGATGGAAGCCAGACTAAAATAGAACATAAAGACCGTTCTCGAGATGCCACCACGGCCAGACAAAAATTCGCGTGCGCGTATTCTCAAACTTGAGGTGCTTCAAACGTTCTGCTGTGTCAATCGGTACTCAGTCACAGGTAGTGACCATCGGCATCGCCCCAGAGATGAAACTGTGTTCATCCGTTCGCTCCGTTTCCGTCTTTCTTTGCTCTATTCATGTAAACACCAAAGTTTGTGACAGCCACTACTGTCCAATGTACATGTCAAATGTAATTCCTATAGTTTCTCTCCACATGGGAAGGTGTTGCAACCGAGAACCTTCTGCCTCAGTGGCAGTTCGATGAAACTTCTCGCTGGACTAAATTTAAGTCCGAAATTTACCgggagagatggacagacgggaGACATGTCAAAGTTGCGGAGTGTAGAGAGGAGCGCCATACGAGTGAGTCGAAACTAGCTCAATTTAGAGAACAAGCATTCCTATCATCATTTGAGTTGAGACTTCCTTTTAGAATGCTACGACTGTTGGTCGGTTTCTGACTTTATCAAAATCTCTTCAAAGAAGGCCTACGAGTTTAGCatctacatcaaatcaacGGTAAGTGCAAGAAGAATATAGAGTAATAAGGTAGCATAACGTAGATCAGTGCCTCGGGCTCTAGACTACTAAACGTAGTAGGTGGCTGGTTGCACGCACAAATAGCTAAGAATCAAGAGTCAAGAAAATTAggtaaacaagcagacaagacTATAGTGTGATCTAGTGGCGTAGACAGGGTTTTGAAAAGGGTTTTCTACCAGTCTGAGGCATAAGTTTAGTGCTTCGATGCCCAGCAATGGATGACACGATACTACTTTTTTAGTAATACGGTCATCCAACAAAGTATGTACATCTCAACACATTATTTGGCCATTCCACTCTTTACCTTTTAATACCGAGAATGTGTTTTTCCATGATAGAGAAGAAGCAATGTCTGAGAAACAAGAGGTGTCTGAGAAACATGCTCGGCTATGCCACTGGTGTGATCTGCTGTGGTACCCTGTGAGATTAAGACATACACTACACAGGAGGTAGACCAATAAATACAATCAAAGTGATTCTGAGAAACCCTCATAACCAAGTGTCATACCACTCACCAAATTTCAATAATCTAGCACTGCATAGTTAGAAAAGAGAATTGAATGTGCTAAATTGATTTACCAGAACATGGTATCATTGTAATACCAATTTCCATTCTTTGTTGTTCCCTTTGTTAAGTATTCATTACTATACTCATTCCTCATGTCACAAACTTTCAACAGTAAACACACcgttgacacacacacacacacacacacacacacacacacacacacacacacacacacacacacacacaaacacgcacacacacacacacacacacacacacacacacacacacacaaacacgcacacacacacacacacacacacacacacacacacacacacacacacacacacacacacgtgtatacacaattctaatcacacaaatgaTGGAGAGTTGATTAATGTAATAAGATAGGAAACATGCAGCTGAGTGAACCAATGTTTGCTCTGCAGCACTGGATCGCGGATCGATGTACAAACATTACATTATTTACATTGGATTACAAACTTGCAGTGCAAGATGGCAACCCTATACTTCAAGCAATTACTAACACATCTCTCATTGAGGGTATGATTCACCTCGATTGGTCATACAGGCACCAGTGTAATATGACCCGGTAGTCTATCTACATCAACAGAACATGTTATATCCATAGTTGGCACAAGCACGGATTCCTCAGCTTGTTCAAATAAATTTGTCAGCATGTTGAGAAACCTGCCACTGCTCTAATGTCTTAAGATAAGTTACGAAAATATTTTGCCCACAAGCACAGATGATGTGGCTGATCAAAATTACTGACAATCttactgcacacacacacacgcagataATCCTAAACGTAGGAACTACATGTACCATGCTTGGATGCTTACACCTGTGTGTGACATCACAATTTTATAACTGCTTGCAATAGACTGAATATGATCTTAGATATGAGTGATGGTTGGTCTGTATGTAGCAATGAGTAGCTACAAGTAGTAGGGGCAAATCGATTTTGAAATGTATGGAAATACAGTAGAGCACAAGAACTGTGGTCTTAGATTTACTACTAGTAGAGTAAGCGACAGAATAACAATACGGGAATTATTGGTCACCAACCCTACTTCGTAGCCATAGTAGGTTTTACAGCACAGTTTCTGTGTAGGAGTGTACTAGTCATGTCAGTGGTCCTATTTGTGTAATTATGTTCTACAGAAACCTATCTGTCTCTGCCtgagtgtggtgtgtgtgtgtgtgtgtgtgtgtgtgtgtgtgtgtgtgtgtgtgtgtgtgtgtgtgtgtgtgtgtgtgtgtgtgtgtgtgtgtgtgtgtgtgtgtgtgtgtgtgtgctcatgACGTATTGAAAAGATTGTCCACAATTCTACATAGATGTAATACAAAGTTGTcctcagaaaactttcaagactgtcacctaatcatgatGCTTTAGATATTGTTTGACGGTGACATTCAAGGCTAAGTCCATTGACTTTGTTGATGCAAGGgtgtttgctttcacaaattcctagcacatgtacaagtagagtcttagaataaagtatttgtctgtctgtctgtctgtctgtccgtttgtctgtctgtcaatacatatatttcttataccaGTACAAGGCATTAATACAGTGTACAAAACGTTAAAATCAGCAAGTAGTGAGACAACTGGAACCCAAGAGGTCCATAACTAcaactaagagtcaaacagttgacaataagctaacagttactaatggcaccaaattgagtcaccactatactggactctgctcatcttctgcagtaacactcttgcattacATTGCTGCATCGCAATTGATCGAGAATTGAGTCCTCCAGTAATATTTGAATTCCTCttgtctgcactcagttgtccatGTTGCTATTGATGAGAGCTGGTTGAGATATTCTTGGACCTCTTGCCTCCACCAACCAAAGTGCTCCATCACCAGAGGAAcgagctgtctgtttgtctgtctttcaatctgtctgtctgcctgcttgtctgtctgtctgtctgtgaatctgtctgtatgcctttgcctgcttgtctatctgtttgtctgtctgtcaatctgtctgtctgcctgtttgtctgtctgtctgcctgtatgtcaatctgtctgtcggtttgcttgtttttctgtctatctgtctgtctgcctgcttgtctgtctgtctgtcaatctttctgtttgtctgtctgtcggtctgtctgtcaatccatctgtcggtttgcttgtatgtctgtctgtctgtctgtctgtcaatctatctgtctgcctgcttgtctgtctgcttgtctgcctgtctgtcaatctgtttgtctgcctgcttgtctatctgtctgtctgtctatctgcctgtctgtctgcatggtGTAATACACTGTTACCCTGCCTATGTCACTAGCACTTTTCATAGTAGTTAACATGACTTGTTTAGGGAAAAGACATGCACAACTACTTCGGATTCTATGTCTAcgacaaaaaacaaatacaaataaccAACGGTAAGTGGAAAAACCCATATTTCAAAAGCAGTGCAAACGATCCAAACCAGTGGACAAAGTGGACAGCTTACATTCTCCCTCACGAAATGTTCGACCATGACAAAGATGGAATTGCCAACGGCCAGTCATTCCACACTAATGGAATCGACTGGATTTGGCCACAAAATGCTAAATATGTTACAATACGATTTGGATCATGTTATGGTACAGGACTCTCCCATCCTGATAAGACATGGTATGTATTCCCAAGTGTGAAAGAAATCACGCCTAAACTGCACAGTGACTTCCTCCGAGATCATCACACAGTGAGGACATTTGACATATCCAACCGAAACGAGTGGGTGTCTGTACCAAAGTACAGTGGGATATCATTCGTAAATGGTAAGCAAATGTCATACTAGAATCACACTAGTTCTATCTGACTCACTCACACAATATGTGCATAATGTTTGAATACGACTATTGCCATTTCAACTGGATCTAGTTTACTATAAACGGACAGGACCAAGCCCCGCCCACAGTTAACATATGAATagctaatatatttaatcacttgaaccCATATTTCTGGAAGTTATTGGCAGAAGTCCCATTTTAAATAGTTGGGTAGGCCATGGCCGACCTGGCCCACCCCTCTCTGCCAGGCCTGACTGATCTTTCCGatctcatttaattaattttcgaATTATTTTTTTCTGTTACATGGCCTGTCACAGTGTGTATCGTAATAAAAGGGTCCGGACATTGCTATATCTACTAGCTTGTATTGGTGACGAGTCTTACTGATGATGTTACAAGCTGTGACGTCTGACTGTATGAAGCCAACATATGGTAAACTGATTTGGTTACCCTGAATGGTGTATATCTGCTGGAAGAGACAAATTCTAGTTGTAGACCAGCATGTGGTCATTACATCAACTTCTTTTCGGCCTTTACTTGTAACCAGAGAGTTGGTACAAGTGTACAGTAGCTGTTATTAGGGAAGAAAGTCCCACTTAAATTTGAAGAATATTTGGATTTTAACTGGGATAGATGGCTAATATACAACAACATCGGAGAGACCCTGCGATACCTACTGTACAGAAGATGGAAGATATAATGACAACAAGTCACCGGTAACATCTGAAAGCAAGGTTGTTTGTCATAAACCATAAACCAAACTCATTTGAACCAAGTTCTTTAACAAATGGATGCCTTCATGCATGCATCAgtgacttttgacacacacacacacacacacgcgcgcgcgcgcacacacacacacacacacacacacacacacacacaaccatctACACACGACTCATCTATTGTAAATAcgatataattaattaatcaaggcAAAcattttctgtttctgttttgaCAGGACAATACACTCAGATAGCTCGTATTATACAACAAGGCACATCGTGTAACTATCCATGGGGCATTACAAAACAATTCCAGATtaacaacaaaaagacataCGAGTTCAGTGTCTGGATACTAAGTACAGAGAGTGACCTTCATAACTTTCTCGGATTTCGAGCATATGATGTCAATGACAAGCTCCTTAGCATAGACAACATAGACAGGGTTTACTTCAAAAGATCCAATAATGATGCAACAAGGTGGACACGATGGAATGGATTTGTTCTTCCAAACAAGGCTAACCACAATGATCACAATACAATTATTTCACCCGATGAAATTCACTCCTACTTCAGTAAAGGAAAATCCTGGAAATGGCCAAAAAATGCCGTTTATGCCCAACTGAGATTCGGTAGTTGCTATGGTAAGAAAAACAGGAAGGGAATAACGTATTTTGCGCTTCCTCAAGTGGTAGAGTCTGATCTGGAGCCATAGAAAAATTCAGTTAGATTTGTTTGCATCATTGCTGTAGACTTTTAGAGTAGTACCGAATTTTAGCGTTTACAGCATGTGCGTTATGATGTTCTTATTGCTTAGAAGAGATGCATGTCTTTGTACTGCAAATAGTTGTGGTGTGCATGTCTTATATCTGTGTAGTATGTTGAGTGATATAATAGAGATGTATCGATCTCTATGAAGGTGAAATTTCTATCAGCATGTGAACAATGAAATGGTAGTGTTGTGATTTTGTGCAGTAGTGATGAGTAATCCGtgaatgtcacacacacacacacacacacacacacacacacacacacacacacacacacggaacCTGGAATTCCACCAATGGGCTTCggcatacacatacacatacatacacacacacacacacacacacacacacacacacacacacacacacacacacacacacacacacacacacagcagagATCTAGCCAGAAAA is a window of Corticium candelabrum chromosome 20, ooCorCand1.1, whole genome shotgun sequence DNA encoding:
- the LOC134196085 gene encoding uncharacterized protein LOC134196085; this translates as MKLCSSVRSVSVFLCSIHFLSTWEGVATENLLPQWQFDETSRWTKFKSEIYRERWTDGRHVKVAECREERHTKCYDCWSVSDFIKISSKKAYEFSIYIKSTGKDMHNYFGFYVYDKKQIQITNGKWKNPYFKSSANDPNQWTKWTAYILPHEMFDHDKDGIANGQSFHTNGIDWIWTLPS